From one Populus alba chromosome 17, ASM523922v2, whole genome shotgun sequence genomic stretch:
- the LOC118038142 gene encoding uncharacterized protein isoform X2, with the protein MSYQKAPHDPYSPPGYPPSAPPPPPYEGYPPPPHEGYPPPPPPLQGIQDTHHRDHHLQGIQDTHHRVHRVGTKGISLKGIQRLQVRHSTSSVIIMNTTLTRKIMVVAPRYYVDVWPHFVAVVCWRSAASKIWLLH; encoded by the exons ATGAGTTACCAGAAAGCCCCTCATGATCCCTACTCTCCTCCAG GGTACCCGCCATCAGCGCCTCCGCCACCACCATACGAAGGGtacccaccaccaccacacgaAGGGtacccaccaccaccaccaccactccaGGGTATCCAGGATACCCACCACCGGGACCACCACCTCCAGGGTATCCAGGATACCCACCACCGGGTCCACCGCGTGGGTACCAAGGGTATTTCGCTGAAGGGTATCCAACGCCTCCAGGTCCGCCACAGTACCAGCAGTGTTATCATTATGAACACCACCCTTACCAGGAAAATTATGGTGGTTGCTCCTCGTTATTACGTGGATG TTTGGCCGCACTTTGTTGCTGTTGTGTGTTGGAGGAGTGCTGCTTCTAAAATCTGGTTGCTTCATTAA
- the LOC118038142 gene encoding uncharacterized protein isoform X1, translating to MSYQKAPHDPYSPPGYSSPYPPPGYPPSAPPPPPYEGYPPPPHEGYPPPPPPLQGIQDTHHRDHHLQGIQDTHHRVHRVGTKGISLKGIQRLQVRHSTSSVIIMNTTLTRKIMVVAPRYYVDVWPHFVAVVCWRSAASKIWLLH from the exons ATGAGTTACCAGAAAGCCCCTCATGATCCCTACTCTCCTCCAG GGTATTCATCACCTTACCCGCCTCCAGGGTACCCGCCATCAGCGCCTCCGCCACCACCATACGAAGGGtacccaccaccaccacacgaAGGGtacccaccaccaccaccaccactccaGGGTATCCAGGATACCCACCACCGGGACCACCACCTCCAGGGTATCCAGGATACCCACCACCGGGTCCACCGCGTGGGTACCAAGGGTATTTCGCTGAAGGGTATCCAACGCCTCCAGGTCCGCCACAGTACCAGCAGTGTTATCATTATGAACACCACCCTTACCAGGAAAATTATGGTGGTTGCTCCTCGTTATTACGTGGATG TTTGGCCGCACTTTGTTGCTGTTGTGTGTTGGAGGAGTGCTGCTTCTAAAATCTGGTTGCTTCATTAA
- the LOC118038142 gene encoding uncharacterized protein isoform X3 gives MSYQKAPHDPYSPPGYSSPYPPPGYPPSAPPPPPYEGYPPPPPPPPGYPGYPPPGPPRGYQGYFAEGYPTPPGPPQYQQCYHYEHHPYQENYGGCSSLLRGCLAALCCCCVLEECCF, from the exons ATGAGTTACCAGAAAGCCCCTCATGATCCCTACTCTCCTCCAG GGTATTCATCACCTTACCCGCCTCCAGGGTACCCGCCATCAGCGCCTCCGCCACCACCATACGAAGGGtacccaccaccaccac CACCACCTCCAGGGTATCCAGGATACCCACCACCGGGTCCACCGCGTGGGTACCAAGGGTATTTCGCTGAAGGGTATCCAACGCCTCCAGGTCCGCCACAGTACCAGCAGTGTTATCATTATGAACACCACCCTTACCAGGAAAATTATGGTGGTTGCTCCTCGTTATTACGTGGATG TTTGGCCGCACTTTGTTGCTGTTGTGTGTTGGAGGAGTGCTGCTTCTAA
- the LOC118038142 gene encoding uncharacterized protein isoform X4: MSYQKAPHDPYSPPGYSSPYPPPGYPPSAPPPPPYEGYPPPPPPPGYPGYPPPGPPRGYQGYFAEGYPTPPGPPQYQQCYHYEHHPYQENYGGCSSLLRGCLAALCCCCVLEECCF, translated from the exons ATGAGTTACCAGAAAGCCCCTCATGATCCCTACTCTCCTCCAG GGTATTCATCACCTTACCCGCCTCCAGGGTACCCGCCATCAGCGCCTCCGCCACCACCATACGAAGGGtacccaccaccaccac CACCTCCAGGGTATCCAGGATACCCACCACCGGGTCCACCGCGTGGGTACCAAGGGTATTTCGCTGAAGGGTATCCAACGCCTCCAGGTCCGCCACAGTACCAGCAGTGTTATCATTATGAACACCACCCTTACCAGGAAAATTATGGTGGTTGCTCCTCGTTATTACGTGGATG TTTGGCCGCACTTTGTTGCTGTTGTGTGTTGGAGGAGTGCTGCTTCTAA